One Fontisphaera persica DNA window includes the following coding sequences:
- a CDS encoding CotH kinase family protein encodes MTVNGRHTRWLWLLLLIPAVWLTRALWPRQTPARPAPEDLFASPHVWHLELTAAETALNALRQNPRDDVLLLVQCEGRLYTNVQAHLKGATGSFRPLDEKPSWTLKFPAPGLRGYEKIHLNNAAEDPSFLCEWLGSEVFRAAGIPTARTTHALVSLNGRRLGLYVVKEGYNRPWLERHYGPTTGPFYEPVQAQDVTGRLEIVFGPAQDTRAGLRELAAAAAEPDLQKRWEHLGVFLDREKFATFLAGEVLLGHRDGYGLARNNYRLFYDAAARRAHFIPHGMDTLLGTPDFPWRPYWRGLVARAFMETPQGTTLYRQRLAQLLQTHFQPGDWTPRLQEQARRLAAELPRAEARPLLQEAEKLCQRLEQRYASLQRQLAEPLPAPLVFSNGLARLTGWRAVDVPAGGRLETHRAPDGRPALMIQAGPRTAASWRTTVWLEPGMYVFAGEVVLQGVAPLENVRQQGAGLAVQDYPQPPHKLTGDVRGQHLEVPFTIPPPGRSLELRCELFARSGAAWFVLETLHLRKR; translated from the coding sequence ATGACAGTTAATGGCCGCCATACCCGCTGGCTGTGGCTGCTGCTGCTCATTCCGGCTGTCTGGTTGACGCGGGCGCTGTGGCCGCGGCAAACCCCTGCCCGCCCCGCGCCCGAGGATTTGTTCGCTTCGCCTCACGTCTGGCACCTTGAACTGACCGCTGCCGAGACTGCCCTGAACGCCCTCCGCCAAAACCCTCGCGACGATGTCCTCCTCCTCGTCCAATGTGAGGGCCGCCTTTACACCAACGTCCAGGCCCACCTCAAAGGCGCCACCGGCAGTTTCCGTCCGTTGGACGAAAAGCCCTCCTGGACGCTCAAATTTCCTGCGCCCGGCCTCCGCGGGTATGAGAAAATTCACCTCAACAATGCCGCGGAAGACCCCAGTTTTTTATGTGAATGGCTGGGAAGTGAAGTCTTTCGCGCTGCCGGCATTCCCACCGCCCGCACCACCCATGCGCTGGTGAGCCTCAACGGCCGCCGCCTGGGCCTGTATGTGGTCAAAGAGGGCTACAACCGCCCCTGGCTCGAGCGCCATTATGGTCCCACCACCGGCCCCTTTTACGAACCCGTGCAGGCGCAGGACGTCACCGGCCGCTTGGAGATTGTGTTCGGCCCCGCCCAGGATACCCGCGCCGGCTTGCGCGAGCTCGCCGCCGCCGCCGCCGAGCCTGACCTGCAGAAACGCTGGGAGCACCTGGGCGTTTTCCTGGACCGCGAAAAATTCGCCACCTTCCTGGCCGGCGAAGTGCTCCTGGGCCATCGCGATGGTTACGGACTGGCGCGCAACAATTACCGCCTCTTTTACGACGCCGCCGCCCGCCGCGCCCATTTCATTCCGCATGGCATGGACACGCTCCTCGGCACGCCGGATTTTCCCTGGCGGCCTTATTGGCGGGGCCTGGTGGCCCGCGCCTTCATGGAAACCCCGCAAGGAACCACGCTGTACCGCCAGCGTCTGGCTCAGCTCCTCCAGACCCATTTCCAGCCCGGGGATTGGACCCCCCGCCTCCAGGAACAGGCCCGCCGGCTGGCCGCCGAGCTTCCCCGCGCCGAAGCGCGGCCTTTGTTGCAGGAAGCCGAAAAACTGTGCCAGCGCCTGGAACAACGCTACGCCAGCCTGCAACGCCAGCTTGCCGAGCCGCTGCCCGCCCCCCTGGTTTTTTCCAATGGCCTCGCCCGGTTGACCGGCTGGCGCGCCGTGGATGTGCCCGCCGGCGGACGCCTGGAAACCCACCGCGCCCCCGATGGCCGCCCCGCGCTGATGATTCAGGCCGGCCCCCGCACGGCCGCCTCCTGGCGCACCACCGTCTGGCTGGAGCCGGGCATGTATGTCTTCGCAGGTGAAGTCGTCCTGCAAGGGGTCGCCCCCCTGGAAAACGTGCGCCAGCAGGGCGCCGGCCTGGCCGTGCAGGACTACCCCCAACCCCCGCACAAACTTACCGGCGACGTCCGCGGCCAACACCTCGAAGTCCCCTTTACCATCCCCCCACCCGGCCGCTCTCTGGAGCTGCGCTGCGAACTTTTTGCGCGCAGCGGCGCCGCCTGGTTTGTGCTGGAGACGCTCCATCTGCGCAAACGGTGA
- a CDS encoding sodium:solute symporter has translation MHWLDWIVIGLYFVVIGVVAWWYGRHQKDSVDYFLAGRNAGWIVIGASIFTSNIGSEHIVGLAGQGAATGMAMAHWELHAWCLIVLAGLFVPFYYKSGVQTIPEFLEKRFSARTRWILSVVSLVAYVFTKVSVTVYAGAIVFQALLPDTFGSPQNAFWIGAFSTVVITGIYTVFGGMRAIMSTATPQAVIILFGSAVITTIGLSKLGGWSELVATCKANADNFALWRPLSDPSFPWLGILIASPIVGLWYWCTDQYIVQRALSAKDLATARRGALFGGLLKVWPVLIFLVPGMIGWALHTKGIIQLPMKADGSTIDGDQVFPTLVKLLLPPGIRGLIVACLLAALMSSLASLFNSSASLFTVDIYEKLFPGRSERHLLNVGRIATATVVVLGIIWIPVMAKVSGGGLYQYLQSVQGYLAPPITAVFFLGLFWKRINSTGATWALSCGFILGMVKLTIQAFFGKGKIENPAILAQIGDFNFLYATGILFAISAVIMIVASLLSPPPPEEKIRGLTYGSIHQVYGEEIRRSWDTGNKVMVAVILVAVLGMYLYFSFWLR, from the coding sequence ATGCATTGGCTTGATTGGATTGTCATCGGCTTGTATTTCGTGGTGATTGGGGTGGTGGCCTGGTGGTACGGGCGGCACCAGAAGGACAGCGTGGACTACTTCCTGGCCGGGCGCAACGCCGGGTGGATTGTCATTGGCGCGTCCATTTTCACCTCCAACATCGGCTCCGAGCACATCGTGGGGCTGGCGGGGCAGGGTGCCGCCACCGGCATGGCCATGGCTCACTGGGAGCTGCACGCCTGGTGCCTCATTGTGCTGGCCGGGCTGTTTGTGCCGTTCTATTACAAATCAGGCGTCCAGACGATTCCCGAGTTTCTCGAAAAACGCTTCAGCGCCCGCACCCGCTGGATTTTGTCGGTGGTTTCGCTGGTGGCCTACGTGTTCACCAAGGTCAGCGTGACGGTGTATGCCGGCGCGATTGTATTTCAAGCCCTGCTGCCCGACACCTTTGGCTCGCCGCAAAACGCGTTCTGGATTGGCGCCTTCTCCACCGTGGTGATTACAGGCATTTACACCGTGTTTGGCGGCATGCGCGCCATCATGTCCACCGCCACGCCGCAGGCGGTGATTATTTTGTTTGGCTCGGCCGTCATCACCACCATCGGCCTAAGCAAACTGGGCGGCTGGAGCGAGCTGGTGGCCACCTGCAAGGCCAATGCCGACAACTTCGCCCTCTGGCGGCCGCTCTCAGACCCCAGTTTCCCGTGGCTGGGCATCCTCATTGCGTCGCCGATTGTCGGTCTGTGGTACTGGTGCACCGACCAATACATCGTGCAGCGCGCGCTTTCGGCCAAAGACCTGGCCACCGCCCGCCGCGGCGCGCTCTTTGGCGGCCTGTTGAAGGTGTGGCCGGTGCTCATCTTTCTGGTGCCCGGCATGATTGGCTGGGCGCTGCACACCAAGGGCATCATTCAACTGCCCATGAAGGCGGACGGCTCGACCATTGACGGCGACCAGGTCTTTCCCACCCTGGTCAAGCTGCTGCTCCCGCCGGGCATTCGCGGTTTGATTGTCGCCTGCCTGCTGGCCGCGCTCATGAGCTCGCTGGCCTCGCTCTTCAACTCCAGCGCCTCCCTCTTCACGGTGGACATCTATGAGAAACTCTTTCCCGGGCGCTCCGAGCGGCACCTGCTCAACGTCGGCCGCATTGCCACCGCCACCGTGGTGGTGCTGGGCATCATCTGGATTCCCGTCATGGCCAAAGTTTCCGGCGGCGGCCTCTACCAGTACCTGCAAAGCGTCCAGGGCTATCTGGCGCCCCCCATCACGGCCGTGTTTTTCCTGGGCCTCTTCTGGAAGCGCATCAACAGCACCGGCGCCACCTGGGCGCTGAGCTGCGGCTTCATCCTGGGCATGGTCAAACTCACCATCCAGGCCTTCTTCGGCAAGGGCAAAATCGAAAATCCTGCCATCCTGGCCCAGATTGGGGATTTCAATTTCCTCTACGCCACCGGCATCCTCTTCGCCATCAGCGCGGTCATCATGATTGTCGCCTCCCTGCTCAGCCCTCCGCCCCCGGAGGAAAAAATCCGCGGCCTGACCTACGGCTCCATCCACCAGGTGTACGGCGAGGAAATCCGGCGCAGTTGGGACACCGGCAACAAGGTCATGGTGGCGGTCATCCTGGTGGCCGTGCTGGGCATGTATCTCTACTTCAGCTTCTGGCTGCGGTAG
- a CDS encoding immunoglobulin domain-containing protein, with product MKKLPLPQAWWRVGLSLWAAGIALMAQTPSLHINEFVCLNLPRVNDPNAPVDMDGEYPDWLELKNNTGSPIDLTGYGLSDDPAQPGKWRFVGATLPANGYLLVFASGKNRAIAGVQPHTSFRLRASGYLVLSAPSGQVIHSFPYDNQRQTVSFGFPNNSPTGAMTYLTRPTPGAANNAASAVNEFCKDTKFSVDRGFYTNAFTLQITSETPGATIAYTLNGSEPTPTNGFQVPAANGQVAPTATVQITRTTLVRARAWKTGLGSSDVDTQSYIFLQDVLTQNGPPASMNLSPSDTLTWGTTGGNLSSLSAFPGLTFWGVNPQIVNDSNPTNRFGVEHLKDIAVVSLVMDWRHLWGPNSPGQTDGGIYPPASGVANEGVDRAASLELINPKGDPVDANAERGFQINGNVHIFGGTSQDRWKSYKLSMRFQCAGDAEFPLYEKYGKGGATKFSNFILDARINNTWNHPDPNTQGVRGDYVNDQVVADLQNAVSGRGGWRSRPVHLFLNGLYWGLYSLHERPDHHFAESYYGGDASQWDVFKHSVSSAFTESDPLVNTMPANPAQPISRNNATVITNYEYMLDLVGVGYIAPNPAPDLSILTNYEAVARVLDIDDFIDYMIVNYLAGNWDWSDKNLYATYYRGGDGKWRFHSWDSEHTFRTGSENFLTGNGNETPRLGQPKGIDRKLRTNPEYRLRFADRIRKHLFNDGALTVTGMSNIFAMRFSEIDNAIRGESARWGHIRASARSSPNTNIPFKRQDWLARVRQMLVSETGSGPSLLQNRWNMLMAPAPAAGSFRTVGYYPNTAAPDFSRYSGAVPLGFQLTISHTNAGGVIYYTTDGTDPRVYGSGAVAPTARAYDTPLTLNSPTLVKARVWQSGEWSALTEAMYYTEQDLTALVITEVMYNPLPEGITSGDEFEFLELKNVGTNTLNLSGLAFTEGISFTFTNNTRLAPGQFFLLVRNPEQFARRYPGVTIHGVFSGRLDNGGERLRLVHEVLGTTLLSFNYNDREPWPVTPDGFGFALVLKNPAARPDLDDAQNWRASTQVGGSPGADDPATPILPVLVNEVLSAPVGNGKDFIELYNPNSVAVNLEGWFITDAPSTPMKYRIPAGTVIPAGGYWVFTEDDFNPTPGTNNSFGLGALGDAAYLFSGDAATNLTGYSHGFNFGAAVPGVTFGRYVNSLGREQFVRQIQPTPGAANAGPQVGPVVIAEIMYHPPDIGTNDNSRDEFIELANISGAPVPLYDAAAPTNTWRLGNAVDYSFPPDTVLQPGERVLVVNFDPVNDPLTAAVFRQGYSMAPDTRLFGPYGGKLDNSDETIELLEPVLSASNEVGWAEVERVAYRDRAPWPGGADGSGASLQRVRLSAYGNDPTNWVAAMPSAGQLLPSGTPPAIIQQPLAQTVVEMNDATFLVQVTGTGPFTYLWRRNGVIIATNYAGLLTLENVRPEQAGDYSVIVLGAAGVVVSADARLTVVRLPQIVAQPVGTNILIGGNATLSVSAVSDYALRYQWFRDGITLVGATNATLVITNVQIEHEGNYQVAVTDQVGTRLSDVARVQPLRRIAFVTTLPSSLTVTAGVDVVFSAAISGYPPPFTYRFQKVSTTLEEVVTDATNITFTLRNVVFTNAGIYRILALNLATSNGLSTLCNLTVVSWPFITAQPTNVVVNPGSNATFAVTAVGTGTLTYQWYYNGTNLLAGAVGNSLLVTNAQVQGNAGAYHVVISNAYGVVTSEVATLTVRQPAFIVQDLADVTVAQGGTASFNVVAGGGGPYTYTWYFNGSPLVSGASSSLTLNPVQSQHAGNYQVIVSNALGTAASRVARLTLGTNDANGNGIPDAWEAAHGLTAEVGNGRNDDPDGDGATNWEEYIAGTHPLDATSVLRLVLRGGNGSGAELTFTAMPNVGYTILYQTNLNGVGWARWTNIAPQPGTNLIRLYDPAATAERNRFYRIATPPLP from the coding sequence ATGAAAAAATTGCCGTTGCCCCAAGCCTGGTGGCGGGTGGGGTTGTCGTTATGGGCCGCAGGTATTGCGCTGATGGCGCAAACTCCGTCGCTGCATATCAATGAATTTGTTTGTTTGAATCTGCCGCGGGTCAACGACCCCAATGCGCCGGTGGACATGGACGGAGAGTATCCAGACTGGCTTGAGTTGAAGAACAACACCGGCAGTCCCATTGATTTGACGGGCTATGGGTTGTCGGATGACCCGGCGCAGCCGGGCAAGTGGCGGTTTGTGGGGGCGACGCTGCCGGCCAATGGTTATTTGCTGGTGTTTGCCAGCGGCAAAAACCGGGCGATTGCCGGGGTGCAGCCGCATACCAGTTTCCGGCTGCGCGCCTCAGGTTATCTGGTGTTGAGCGCGCCTTCGGGCCAGGTGATTCATTCTTTTCCTTATGACAACCAACGCCAGACGGTGTCGTTTGGTTTTCCCAACAACAGCCCCACCGGGGCGATGACTTATCTCACGCGGCCCACGCCCGGCGCGGCCAACAATGCGGCGAGCGCGGTGAATGAGTTTTGCAAGGACACGAAGTTTTCGGTGGACCGCGGGTTTTACACCAATGCCTTTACGCTGCAAATCACCAGCGAAACGCCCGGGGCCACCATTGCTTACACGTTGAATGGCAGCGAGCCAACGCCCACCAATGGCTTTCAGGTGCCCGCCGCCAACGGCCAGGTGGCGCCCACGGCCACGGTGCAAATCACGCGCACGACGCTCGTGCGCGCCCGTGCCTGGAAAACCGGCCTGGGTTCGAGTGATGTGGACACGCAAAGTTATATTTTTCTTCAGGACGTCCTGACCCAAAACGGCCCGCCGGCCTCCATGAATTTAAGTCCGTCGGACACCCTCACCTGGGGCACGACGGGGGGCAATTTGTCCAGTTTGTCAGCCTTTCCGGGGCTGACGTTCTGGGGGGTGAATCCGCAGATTGTGAATGACAGCAACCCGACCAATCGTTTTGGGGTGGAGCATCTCAAAGACATCGCAGTGGTGTCGCTGGTCATGGACTGGCGGCACTTGTGGGGGCCCAACAGCCCCGGGCAGACGGATGGGGGCATTTATCCGCCGGCCTCCGGAGTGGCCAATGAAGGGGTGGACCGGGCGGCGTCGCTGGAGTTAATCAATCCGAAGGGTGACCCGGTGGATGCCAATGCCGAGCGCGGCTTCCAGATTAATGGCAATGTGCACATTTTTGGCGGCACCAGCCAGGACCGCTGGAAATCGTACAAGCTCTCGATGCGTTTTCAGTGCGCGGGGGACGCGGAGTTTCCGCTGTACGAAAAATACGGCAAAGGCGGGGCCACAAAGTTTTCCAATTTCATTCTGGATGCGCGCATCAACAACACGTGGAATCATCCCGACCCCAACACGCAGGGGGTGCGCGGGGATTACGTGAATGACCAGGTGGTGGCGGATTTGCAGAACGCGGTCTCCGGGCGCGGGGGCTGGCGGAGCCGGCCGGTCCATTTGTTTCTTAATGGCTTGTATTGGGGTTTATACAGCCTGCATGAGCGGCCGGACCACCATTTTGCCGAGTCTTATTACGGCGGCGACGCCAGCCAGTGGGATGTGTTCAAGCATTCGGTGTCCTCGGCGTTCACGGAGAGTGACCCTTTGGTGAACACGATGCCCGCGAATCCAGCGCAGCCCATCAGCCGCAACAACGCGACGGTGATTACGAATTATGAGTACATGCTGGATTTGGTGGGCGTGGGCTACATCGCGCCCAATCCGGCGCCGGATTTGTCCATCCTGACCAATTACGAGGCGGTGGCGCGGGTGTTGGACATAGACGATTTCATTGATTACATGATTGTGAACTATCTGGCCGGCAACTGGGACTGGTCTGATAAAAATTTGTATGCCACCTATTACCGCGGGGGCGATGGGAAATGGCGGTTTCATTCGTGGGATTCTGAGCACACCTTCCGCACCGGCTCCGAAAACTTCCTGACCGGCAACGGCAATGAAACGCCGCGCCTGGGCCAGCCCAAGGGCATTGACCGCAAGTTGCGGACCAACCCGGAATACCGCCTGCGTTTTGCGGACCGCATCCGCAAGCACTTATTCAATGACGGCGCGCTGACCGTCACGGGCATGAGCAACATCTTCGCCATGCGCTTCAGTGAAATTGACAACGCCATTCGCGGCGAGTCGGCCCGGTGGGGGCACATTCGCGCCAGCGCGCGCTCTTCGCCCAACACCAACATCCCCTTCAAACGGCAGGACTGGCTGGCGCGGGTGCGGCAGATGCTGGTGAGCGAAACGGGCAGCGGGCCGTCGCTGTTGCAAAACCGGTGGAACATGCTCATGGCGCCGGCGCCCGCGGCGGGGAGCTTTCGGACGGTGGGCTATTATCCCAACACGGCGGCGCCGGATTTCAGCCGTTACTCCGGCGCGGTGCCGCTGGGCTTTCAGTTGACCATCAGCCATACCAATGCCGGCGGGGTGATTTATTACACCACCGACGGCACCGACCCGCGGGTCTATGGCTCGGGGGCGGTGGCCCCGACGGCGCGGGCGTATGACACGCCGCTGACCCTCAACAGCCCCACGCTGGTCAAGGCGCGCGTGTGGCAAAGCGGCGAATGGAGTGCGCTGACGGAAGCGATGTATTACACCGAGCAGGACCTCACGGCGCTGGTCATCACGGAAGTCATGTACAATCCCCTGCCGGAGGGCATTACCAGCGGCGATGAGTTTGAGTTTCTGGAGCTGAAGAATGTGGGGACGAACACCTTGAACCTCAGCGGCCTGGCGTTCACCGAGGGCATCAGCTTCACCTTCACCAACAACACGCGGCTGGCGCCTGGGCAATTCTTTTTGCTGGTGCGCAATCCCGAGCAGTTTGCCCGGCGGTATCCCGGGGTGACCATCCACGGCGTGTTCAGCGGGCGGCTGGATAATGGCGGCGAACGCCTGCGCCTGGTGCACGAAGTCCTGGGTACCACGCTGCTCTCCTTCAATTACAACGACCGCGAGCCCTGGCCGGTGACGCCGGACGGGTTTGGCTTTGCGCTGGTGCTGAAAAATCCCGCCGCGCGGCCGGATTTGGACGACGCCCAGAACTGGCGCGCCAGCACGCAGGTGGGGGGATCGCCGGGCGCGGATGATCCGGCGACGCCCATCTTGCCGGTGCTGGTCAATGAGGTATTGTCCGCCCCCGTGGGCAACGGCAAGGATTTCATTGAGCTGTATAATCCCAACTCCGTGGCAGTGAACCTTGAGGGATGGTTCATCACCGATGCCCCTTCCACCCCGATGAAATACCGCATTCCTGCCGGCACGGTCATTCCGGCGGGCGGTTATTGGGTTTTTACGGAAGACGATTTCAATCCCACCCCCGGCACCAACAACAGCTTCGGTTTGGGCGCGCTGGGGGATGCGGCCTATCTCTTCAGCGGAGATGCGGCCACCAATCTGACGGGGTACAGCCACGGCTTCAATTTTGGCGCGGCGGTTCCTGGCGTGACCTTTGGCCGGTACGTGAACAGCCTGGGGCGGGAGCAATTCGTGCGGCAAATCCAGCCCACCCCGGGCGCCGCCAATGCCGGGCCGCAGGTGGGGCCGGTGGTGATTGCGGAAATCATGTATCACCCGCCTGACATCGGGACCAATGACAACAGCCGCGATGAGTTCATTGAGCTGGCCAATATCAGCGGCGCGCCGGTGCCGTTATATGATGCGGCGGCGCCCACCAACACCTGGCGGCTGGGCAATGCGGTGGATTACAGCTTCCCCCCGGATACCGTGCTCCAACCGGGCGAGCGCGTGCTGGTGGTGAATTTTGACCCGGTCAATGACCCCCTGACCGCGGCCGTGTTCCGACAGGGCTACAGCATGGCGCCGGACACCCGCCTTTTTGGGCCGTATGGCGGCAAATTGGACAACTCGGATGAGACCATCGAGCTGCTGGAGCCGGTGCTCAGCGCCAGCAACGAAGTGGGGTGGGCGGAGGTGGAGCGGGTGGCTTACCGCGACCGCGCGCCGTGGCCCGGCGGGGCGGATGGGAGCGGGGCTTCGTTGCAGCGCGTGCGATTGTCGGCGTATGGCAATGACCCCACCAACTGGGTGGCGGCCATGCCGTCGGCCGGCCAGCTTTTGCCCAGCGGCACGCCGCCGGCGATAATTCAGCAGCCGCTCGCGCAAACCGTGGTGGAAATGAACGATGCCACCTTCCTGGTGCAGGTGACGGGGACGGGGCCGTTCACCTATTTGTGGCGGCGCAATGGGGTCATCATCGCCACCAATTACGCCGGGCTGCTGACACTGGAAAATGTGCGGCCCGAGCAGGCGGGGGATTATTCGGTCATCGTGCTGGGGGCGGCCGGAGTGGTGGTCAGCGCCGATGCGCGCCTGACGGTGGTGCGCCTGCCGCAAATTGTGGCGCAGCCGGTGGGCACCAATATTCTCATCGGCGGCAATGCGACATTGAGCGTCAGCGCCGTCAGTGATTATGCGCTGCGGTATCAATGGTTTCGGGACGGCATCACGCTGGTGGGCGCCACCAATGCGACGCTGGTCATCACCAATGTGCAAATCGAGCATGAGGGCAACTACCAGGTGGCCGTGACGGACCAGGTGGGCACGCGCCTGAGCGACGTGGCGCGGGTGCAACCGCTCCGCCGCATTGCCTTTGTCACCACGCTGCCCAGCAGCCTCACGGTCACGGCGGGCGTGGACGTGGTGTTCAGCGCCGCCATTTCCGGCTATCCGCCGCCGTTCACGTATCGTTTCCAGAAAGTCAGCACCACGCTGGAGGAGGTGGTGACAGACGCCACGAACATCACCTTCACGTTGCGGAATGTGGTGTTCACCAACGCCGGCATTTACCGCATTCTGGCCTTGAATCTCGCCACCAGCAACGGTTTGTCCACGTTGTGCAATCTGACGGTGGTTTCGTGGCCGTTCATTACCGCCCAGCCCACCAATGTGGTGGTGAATCCGGGAAGCAACGCGACGTTTGCGGTGACGGCGGTGGGCACCGGCACGCTTACTTATCAATGGTACTACAACGGCACCAACCTGCTGGCGGGCGCGGTGGGCAATTCGCTGTTGGTGACCAACGCGCAAGTGCAGGGGAATGCCGGTGCCTATCATGTGGTCATCAGCAATGCCTACGGCGTGGTCACCAGCGAGGTGGCCACCCTCACGGTCCGCCAGCCAGCCTTTATTGTGCAGGATTTGGCAGATGTGACTGTGGCGCAGGGGGGGACGGCCAGCTTCAATGTGGTGGCCGGTGGAGGCGGGCCCTACACGTACACGTGGTACTTCAATGGGAGCCCGCTGGTGTCGGGCGCCAGTTCCAGTTTAACCCTGAATCCGGTGCAATCACAGCATGCGGGCAACTATCAGGTCATCGTTTCCAACGCGCTGGGGACGGCTGCCAGCCGCGTAGCCCGGCTGACCCTGGGCACGAACGATGCCAATGGCAACGGCATTCCCGATGCGTGGGAGGCGGCGCATGGGCTGACGGCGGAGGTGGGCAACGGGCGCAATGATGACCCGGACGGCGACGGCGCCACCAACTGGGAGGAATACATCGCAGGCACGCATCCGCTGGACGCCACCAGCGTGTTGCGGCTGGTGTTGCGGGGCGGCAATGGCTCGGGAGCGGAGCTGACCTTCACCGCGATGCCCAACGTGGGATATACCATCCTGTACCAGACCAACTTGAATGGCGTGGGGTGGGCGCGGTGGACCAACATTGCCCCGCAGCCGGGCACCAATCTCATCCGCTTGTACGACCCGGCGGCCACCGCGGAGCGCAACCGGTTTTACCGCATTGCCACCCCGCCGCTGCCGTAA
- a CDS encoding alpha-N-arabinofuranosidase — protein sequence MKKLFLLLSLAAVAAVTAAETENQLVIHAEQGRFKIDRNIYGHFAEHLGRCIYEGFWVGENSPIPNTRGIRRDVVEALKKIKVPVLRWPGGCFADEYHWKDGVGPREQRPRMVNTHWGKVVENNHFGTHEFMDLCEQLQCEPYICGNVGSGTVLEMQQWVEYLTFDGESPMADWRRRNGRDKPWGLRYFGVGNENWGCGGNMTPEYYANEYKRYATYVRNFGTNRIFKIACGPNSGDTNWTEVVMREAGRRMDGLALHYYCGSGRKSRSATQFAEDDWIWLLRSALRMDQLITAHSAIMDKYDPKKRVALIVDEWGTWHAVEPGTNPGFLYQQNTLRDALVAALTFHIFHQHCERVRMANIAQTVNVLQAMVLTDGPRMLLTPTYHIFEMYTVHHDATLLPVELKSATYALGEVSIPAVSASASRQPGGAIHLSLVNTDPHQSARVLCAITGAEVKEIAQGRVLTAAAITAHNTFDQPEAVKPAAFHAWKKTDAGWEITLPPKSVAVVEMR from the coding sequence ATGAAAAAGCTCTTCCTCCTCCTGAGCCTGGCGGCGGTGGCGGCCGTGACGGCGGCCGAGACCGAAAATCAACTGGTCATCCACGCCGAGCAGGGCCGGTTCAAAATTGACCGCAATATTTACGGCCATTTTGCCGAGCATCTGGGCCGCTGCATATATGAAGGTTTCTGGGTGGGCGAAAACAGCCCCATCCCCAACACCCGCGGCATCCGGCGGGACGTGGTGGAGGCGCTCAAGAAAATCAAAGTGCCGGTGCTCCGTTGGCCGGGCGGCTGTTTTGCCGATGAATACCATTGGAAGGACGGCGTCGGCCCCCGCGAGCAGCGCCCGCGCATGGTCAACACCCACTGGGGCAAGGTGGTGGAGAACAATCATTTTGGCACGCATGAGTTCATGGATTTGTGCGAACAGTTGCAGTGCGAGCCGTACATCTGCGGCAACGTGGGCAGCGGCACCGTGCTCGAAATGCAGCAATGGGTGGAGTACCTCACTTTTGATGGCGAGAGTCCCATGGCCGACTGGCGCCGCCGCAACGGGCGGGACAAGCCGTGGGGGCTGCGCTACTTCGGCGTGGGCAATGAAAACTGGGGCTGCGGCGGCAACATGACTCCGGAGTACTACGCCAATGAATACAAACGTTACGCGACGTATGTGCGCAACTTCGGCACCAACCGCATCTTCAAAATCGCCTGCGGCCCCAACAGCGGCGACACCAACTGGACGGAGGTGGTCATGCGCGAGGCCGGGCGCCGGATGGACGGGCTGGCGCTGCATTACTATTGCGGCAGCGGCCGCAAGAGCCGGTCGGCCACCCAGTTTGCAGAGGACGACTGGATTTGGCTGTTGCGCAGCGCGCTGCGGATGGACCAGCTCATCACCGCCCACAGCGCCATCATGGACAAATATGACCCGAAAAAGCGCGTGGCGTTGATTGTGGACGAATGGGGCACCTGGCACGCCGTCGAGCCGGGCACCAATCCGGGGTTCCTTTACCAGCAGAACACGCTGCGCGATGCCCTGGTGGCGGCGCTCACCTTTCACATCTTCCACCAGCATTGCGAGCGCGTGCGCATGGCCAACATCGCGCAGACGGTGAATGTGCTGCAGGCCATGGTGTTGACGGACGGCCCCCGCATGTTGCTCACGCCCACTTATCACATCTTTGAAATGTACACGGTGCATCATGATGCCACCCTGCTGCCGGTGGAGCTCAAGAGCGCCACGTATGCCCTGGGCGAGGTGAGCATCCCGGCCGTCAGCGCCTCAGCCTCGCGCCAGCCCGGCGGGGCCATTCACCTCTCGCTCGTCAACACTGACCCCCATCAATCCGCGCGCGTGCTTTGCGCCATCACCGGCGCGGAAGTGAAGGAAATCGCGCAGGGCCGCGTGCTCACCGCGGCGGCCATTACCGCGCACAATACTTTTGACCAGCCGGAGGCCGTCAAACCGGCGGCGTTTCATGCGTGGAAGAAAACGGACGCCGGGTGGGAGATTACGCTGCCGCCCAAATCGGTGGCGGTGGTGGAGATGCGTTAA